The following coding sequences lie in one Arachis hypogaea cultivar Tifrunner chromosome 4, arahy.Tifrunner.gnm2.J5K5, whole genome shotgun sequence genomic window:
- the LOC112797543 gene encoding uncharacterized protein has product MSSCWCIKPFNLHPTIPSSSSSSSSHSHLRGTLFLQPSPPLALTQNNKKKLLFQFHPKQHKRASTIVRCSSGLTPQLKSTLDKVVTSNKVVLFMKGTKDFPQCGFSNTVVQILKSLNVPFETINILENELLRQGLKEYSSWPTFPQLYIDGEFFGGCDITVEAYQKGELQELLEKAMLS; this is encoded by the exons ATGTCTTCTTGTTGGTGCATTAAACCTTTCAATTTGCACCCAACaattccatcatcatcatcatcatcatcatcgcacTCCCACCTTCGAGGAACACTGTTTCTGCAACCTTCTCCTCCTCTTGCTTTGACTcaaaacaacaagaagaagctcCTCTTTCAGTTCCACCCTAAACAACACAAACGCGCTTCCACAATTGTTCGGTGCTCCTCTG GATTGACTCCTCAATTGAAGTCTACATTGGATAAAGTTGTTACTTCAAATAAGGTAGTTCTGTTTATGAAGGGAACTAAGGATTTTCCGCAGTGCGGATTCTCGAACACAGTGGTGCAGATATTGAAGTCTCTGAACGTGCCTTTTGAGACGATAAACATACTGGAAAATGAGTTGCTGCGCCAAGGACTCAAGGAGTATTCGAGTTGGCCAACCTTTCCTCAACTCTACATAGATGGAGAGTTTTTTGGTGGCTGTGATATCACTGTTG AAGCATATCAAAAAGGGGAATTGCAGGAGCTGTTGGAGAAGGCAATGCTATCATGA